Proteins co-encoded in one Spartobacteria bacterium genomic window:
- a CDS encoding sugar O-acetyltransferase, with protein MTTKEKMHSKQLYVCIDDELFEEQTQCMEVLYEYNHSRPSEHARRKELLREFLAEVGDNCHIEPPLHANWGCHTHLGKNVYANFNLTLVDDTDIYIGDYVMLGPNVTIATAGHPIAPELRKTDLPQQFNIPVVIESNVWVGAGAVILPGVTIGENSVIGAGSIVTKNIPAHVIAVGNPCCVLREIGEHDRIYYYKDMKIM; from the coding sequence ATGACGACCAAGGAGAAAATGCACAGCAAGCAGTTGTATGTGTGTATTGATGATGAACTTTTTGAGGAACAAACCCAGTGCATGGAAGTGCTCTATGAGTACAACCATAGTCGGCCTTCTGAACATGCCAGACGCAAAGAGCTGCTCAGAGAATTCTTGGCGGAAGTGGGGGATAACTGTCATATTGAACCGCCGCTGCATGCCAACTGGGGCTGTCATACGCATCTGGGAAAGAATGTCTACGCCAATTTTAATTTAACCTTGGTTGATGATACGGATATCTATATCGGCGATTATGTTATGCTGGGGCCCAATGTCACCATCGCCACAGCAGGGCATCCCATAGCCCCCGAATTGCGTAAAACTGATCTTCCGCAGCAGTTTAATATACCGGTTGTTATCGAAAGCAATGTCTGGGTCGGCGCAGGAGCTGTGATTCTTCCCGGTGTTACCATAGGTGAAAATTCTGTCATTGGTGCCGGCTCCATCGTCACCAAAAACATTCCGGCCCATGTCATTGCCGTCGGCAACCCATGTTGTGT